One stretch of Miscanthus floridulus cultivar M001 chromosome 18, ASM1932011v1, whole genome shotgun sequence DNA includes these proteins:
- the LOC136520692 gene encoding diphthamide biosynthesis protein 3-like gives MSAYDEVEIEDMEWNAELKAYTYPCPCGDLFQITLDDLRLGEEIARCPSCSLFLTVVYNAEDFADAKEPTQKPSPSPVAVA, from the coding sequence ATGTCGGCGTACGACGAGGTGGAGATCGAGGACATGGAGTGGAACGCGGAGCTGAAGGCGTACACGTACCCGTGCCCCTGCGGCGACCTCTTCCAGATCACGCTCGACGACCTCCGCCTCGGGGAGGAGATTGCGCGCTGCCCCTCGTGCTCGCTCTTCCTCACCGTCGTCTACAACGCCGAGGACTTCGCCGACGCCAAGGAGCCGACCCAGAAGCCGTCCCCGAGCCCAGTCGCCGTCGCCTGA
- the LOC136520691 gene encoding uncharacterized protein, with amino-acid sequence MRFAGFRPKRHAPDSEPTTDSFTEKPLSICYIYPTLPTSRPNRPQTFATRRTSSPSDASANKLLLLLRLPGCPLRLRIRDVKASMARVLSSRAAAVLARRLGAQPQPGVVLSRRHNHTRRPAAGVLEEDAAGPSAPAADASALSRPLEEAIDSAMARAAEPDWAPFRPGTSYFVPPRPAGVAQGILALIGHGGGHIGSSASPRRGLSTDEARAVVADSRGYPCSTYFIKGHFRYEVESPNTDANQAQEE; translated from the exons ATGCGGTTTGCCGGTTTCCGTCCAAAACGACACGCACCCGATTCGGAACCGACCACCGACTCTTTTACGGAAAAGCCCTTGAGTATCTGCTATATTTACCCGACGCTCCCCACTTCTCGGCCCAACAGGCCCCAAACCTTCGCGACACGCCGCACCAGCTCGCCGTCGGACGCAAGCGCTaacaagctgctgctgctgctccgtcTTCCAGGCTGCCCGCTCCGACTCCGGATCCGTGACGTGAAGGCATCCATGGCGCGCGTGCTCTCCTCCCGGGCAGCAGCGGTCCTAGCGCGCCGCCTCGGGGCCCAGCCCCAGCCCGGGGTGGTTCTGAGCCGCCGGCACAACCACACTCGCCGGCCTGCGGCGGGGGTTCTTGAAGAGGACGCCGCGGGGCCCTCTGCACCTGCGGCGGACGCCTCCGCGCTGTCCCGGCCGTTGGAGGAGGCGATCGACAGCGCCATGGCGCGGGCGGCCGAGCCCGACTGGGCGCCCTTCCGGCCCGGGACATCCTACTTCGTGCCGCCCCGGCCCGCCGGCGTGGCCCAGGGGATTCTCGCGCTTATTGGCCACGGTGGTGGGCACATCGGCTCCTCGGCATCGCCGAGGCGGGGGCTCTCCACCGACGAGGCCCGCGCCGTCGTCGCCGACTCCCGCGGGTACCCATGCTCGACCTACTTCATCAAAG GTCACTTTCGATATGAAGTGGAGAGCCCAAATACGGATGCCAATCAAGCTCAAGAGGAATGA
- the LOC136520690 gene encoding putative clathrin assembly protein At5g57200 isoform X1, producing the protein MGSGTWRKAYGALKDSTKVGLANFNSEYKDLDISIVKATNHVECPPKERHFRRILIATSGHRPRADVAYSICTLARRLSKTKNWIVALKTLIVIHRLLREGDGTFKEDFLTYSYRGNILQIPQFKDDSSPLAWDCSAWVRTYALYLDERVECFRVLKYDVELDRLLKLPQASGKVGIIVNCLLHVNAILNLGKSQAHSRTRTLPLGELLDQLPALQKLLLRLIYCQPEGAACTNYLVQYALALVLKESFKIYCSINDGIINLVDMYFEMPKYDAIKALEIYKRAGQQAEKLSNFYDHCKHLELARTFQFPTLRQPPPSFLVTMEEYIREAPRADTEENHEENQPSDNEEAAPQEAEKPVEDEKLESAEPEAEPQPAAGPLEEPVEPQPRATTGDLLVFPLCFKKNLYFSSIPASSKPHVLLIYELQNLDEEVNPMIADLEESNALALAIVAPGNENKMSTSRDLSALDKAGWELALVTAPSNHTNQQVGNQLAGGFDKLLLDSLYEDEARRQQIASVTYTGSLAANPFDPNDPFVMSNSFAPPSNVQLAMMAEQQQYYQAQQQQYYQVQQQQQMVMLPPQTYQQQSQYSAPSSQPGLSNPFGDPFSSLVTMANPPTQSNSNLV; encoded by the exons ATGGGTTCCGGGACGTGGCGCAAGGCCTACGGCGCGCTCAAGGACTCCACCAAGGTCGGCCTCGCCAACTTCAACAGCGAGTACAAG GATCTAGACATCTCCATTGTGAAGGCGACGAACCACGTGGAGTGCCCGCCCAAGGAGCGCCACTTCAGGA GGATACTCATCGCGACCTCGGGGCATCGCCCTCGAGCCGACGTCGCCTATTCGATATGCACGCTGGCGAGGAGGTTGTCCAAGACCAAGAACTGGATA GTTGCACTGAAGACGTTGATAGTGATACACAGGCTGCTCAGAGAAGGCGATGGCACATTCAAGGAGGATTTCCTCACCTATTCATACAGAGGAAACATTCTGCAAATCCCACAGTTCAAGGATGACTCCAGCCCATTAG CTTGGGACTGCTCCGCTTGGGTTCGCACGTACGCGCTCTACCTTGACGAACGGGTCGAGTGCTTCAGGGTTCTCAAGTATGATGTCGAATTAGATCGTCTGCTCAAGTTACCCCAGGCTTCTGGCAAGGTAGGCATCATTGTGAATTGTTTGCTCCACGTGAATGCTATTCTGAATCTTGGCAAATCCCAGGCACACAGCAGAACAAGAACCCTGCCGCTCGGGGAACTTTTGGATCAGTTGCCAGCATTGCAGAAACTGCTTCTCAGGCTTATTTACTGTCAG CCTGAAGGTGCAGCCTGCACAAATTACCTTGTACAATATGCCTTAGCTCTT GTTTTGAAGGAAAGTTTCAAAATATACTGTTCAATCAATGAtggcatcatcaatcttgttGATATG TATTTTGAGATGCCAAAATATGATGCAATCAAGGCCCTTGAAATTTATAAACGAGCTGGTCAGCAG GCAGAAAAACTTTCTAATTTCTATGACCACTGCAAACATCTTGAGCTGGCCAGGACTTTCCAGTTTCCCACTCTGAGGCAG CCGCCGCCTTCATTTCTTGTGACAATGGAAGAGTATATCAGAGAAGCACCCCGTGCCGATACTGAG GAAAACCATGAAGAGAATCAACCTAGTGATAATGAAGAAGCAGCTCCACAGGAAGCCGAGAAACCTGTGGAAGATGAAAAACTAGAATCTGCAGAGCCTGAAGCAGAGCCACAACCTGCTGCTGGGCCTCTGGAAGAACCAGTGGAACCTCAGCCACGGGCGACTACCGGGGATCTATTAGTATTTCCTCTATGTTTCAAGAAGAATCTATACTTCAGCTCAATACCTGCTTCTTCAAAGCCTCATGTTTTACTAATATATGAACTGCAGAACTTGGATGAAGAAGTAAACCCCATGATTGCAGACCTTGAAGAAAGCAATGCGCTGGCTCTTGCTATTGTGGCACCAG GTAATGAAAACAAGATGTCAACTTCTCGAGACTTGTCTGCCCTTGACAAGGCTGGATGGGAATTGGCACTGGTTACTGCGCCAAGTAACCACACAAATCAACAAGTCGGCAATCAATTG GCTGGGGGATTTGACAAGCTATTGCTCGACAGTCTTTACGAAGACGAGGCAAGGAGACAACAAATAGCCAGTGTGACCTACACTGGAAGTCTTGCAGCAAACCCATTTGACCCCAATGATCCATTTGTCATGTCAAATAGCTTTGCGCCACCATCAAATGTGCAGCTAGCTATGATGGCAGAGCAGCAGCAATATTaccaggcacagcagcagcagtactatcaggtacagcagcagcagcagatggtgATGTTGCCGCCTCAAACATACCAGCAGCAGTCTCAGTATTCTGCCCCTTCTTCTCAACCTGGATTATCCAATCCTTTTGGTGATCCATTCAGTAGCCTCGTCACGATGGCTAATCCACCGACGCAAAGCAATTCAAATTTAGTCTGA
- the LOC136520690 gene encoding putative clathrin assembly protein At5g57200 isoform X2 has translation MGSGTWRKAYGALKDSTKVGLANFNSEYKDLDISIVKATNHVECPPKERHFRRILIATSGHRPRADVAYSICTLARRLSKTKNWIVALKTLIVIHRLLREGDGTFKEDFLTYSYRGNILQIPQFKDDSSPLAWDCSAWVRTYALYLDERVECFRVLKYDVELDRLLKLPQASGKAHSRTRTLPLGELLDQLPALQKLLLRLIYCQPEGAACTNYLVQYALALVLKESFKIYCSINDGIINLVDMYFEMPKYDAIKALEIYKRAGQQAEKLSNFYDHCKHLELARTFQFPTLRQPPPSFLVTMEEYIREAPRADTEENHEENQPSDNEEAAPQEAEKPVEDEKLESAEPEAEPQPAAGPLEEPVEPQPRATTGDLLVFPLCFKKNLYFSSIPASSKPHVLLIYELQNLDEEVNPMIADLEESNALALAIVAPGNENKMSTSRDLSALDKAGWELALVTAPSNHTNQQVGNQLAGGFDKLLLDSLYEDEARRQQIASVTYTGSLAANPFDPNDPFVMSNSFAPPSNVQLAMMAEQQQYYQAQQQQYYQVQQQQQMVMLPPQTYQQQSQYSAPSSQPGLSNPFGDPFSSLVTMANPPTQSNSNLV, from the exons ATGGGTTCCGGGACGTGGCGCAAGGCCTACGGCGCGCTCAAGGACTCCACCAAGGTCGGCCTCGCCAACTTCAACAGCGAGTACAAG GATCTAGACATCTCCATTGTGAAGGCGACGAACCACGTGGAGTGCCCGCCCAAGGAGCGCCACTTCAGGA GGATACTCATCGCGACCTCGGGGCATCGCCCTCGAGCCGACGTCGCCTATTCGATATGCACGCTGGCGAGGAGGTTGTCCAAGACCAAGAACTGGATA GTTGCACTGAAGACGTTGATAGTGATACACAGGCTGCTCAGAGAAGGCGATGGCACATTCAAGGAGGATTTCCTCACCTATTCATACAGAGGAAACATTCTGCAAATCCCACAGTTCAAGGATGACTCCAGCCCATTAG CTTGGGACTGCTCCGCTTGGGTTCGCACGTACGCGCTCTACCTTGACGAACGGGTCGAGTGCTTCAGGGTTCTCAAGTATGATGTCGAATTAGATCGTCTGCTCAAGTTACCCCAGGCTTCTGGCAAG GCACACAGCAGAACAAGAACCCTGCCGCTCGGGGAACTTTTGGATCAGTTGCCAGCATTGCAGAAACTGCTTCTCAGGCTTATTTACTGTCAG CCTGAAGGTGCAGCCTGCACAAATTACCTTGTACAATATGCCTTAGCTCTT GTTTTGAAGGAAAGTTTCAAAATATACTGTTCAATCAATGAtggcatcatcaatcttgttGATATG TATTTTGAGATGCCAAAATATGATGCAATCAAGGCCCTTGAAATTTATAAACGAGCTGGTCAGCAG GCAGAAAAACTTTCTAATTTCTATGACCACTGCAAACATCTTGAGCTGGCCAGGACTTTCCAGTTTCCCACTCTGAGGCAG CCGCCGCCTTCATTTCTTGTGACAATGGAAGAGTATATCAGAGAAGCACCCCGTGCCGATACTGAG GAAAACCATGAAGAGAATCAACCTAGTGATAATGAAGAAGCAGCTCCACAGGAAGCCGAGAAACCTGTGGAAGATGAAAAACTAGAATCTGCAGAGCCTGAAGCAGAGCCACAACCTGCTGCTGGGCCTCTGGAAGAACCAGTGGAACCTCAGCCACGGGCGACTACCGGGGATCTATTAGTATTTCCTCTATGTTTCAAGAAGAATCTATACTTCAGCTCAATACCTGCTTCTTCAAAGCCTCATGTTTTACTAATATATGAACTGCAGAACTTGGATGAAGAAGTAAACCCCATGATTGCAGACCTTGAAGAAAGCAATGCGCTGGCTCTTGCTATTGTGGCACCAG GTAATGAAAACAAGATGTCAACTTCTCGAGACTTGTCTGCCCTTGACAAGGCTGGATGGGAATTGGCACTGGTTACTGCGCCAAGTAACCACACAAATCAACAAGTCGGCAATCAATTG GCTGGGGGATTTGACAAGCTATTGCTCGACAGTCTTTACGAAGACGAGGCAAGGAGACAACAAATAGCCAGTGTGACCTACACTGGAAGTCTTGCAGCAAACCCATTTGACCCCAATGATCCATTTGTCATGTCAAATAGCTTTGCGCCACCATCAAATGTGCAGCTAGCTATGATGGCAGAGCAGCAGCAATATTaccaggcacagcagcagcagtactatcaggtacagcagcagcagcagatggtgATGTTGCCGCCTCAAACATACCAGCAGCAGTCTCAGTATTCTGCCCCTTCTTCTCAACCTGGATTATCCAATCCTTTTGGTGATCCATTCAGTAGCCTCGTCACGATGGCTAATCCACCGACGCAAAGCAATTCAAATTTAGTCTGA
- the LOC136520690 gene encoding putative clathrin assembly protein At5g57200 isoform X3, whose product MGSGTWRKAYGALKDSTKVGLANFNSEYKDLDISIVKATNHVECPPKERHFRRILIATSGHRPRADVAYSICTLARRLSKTKNWIVALKTLIVIHRLLREGDGTFKEDFLTYSYRGNILQIPQFKDDSSPLAWDCSAWVRTYALYLDERVECFRVLKYDVELDRLLKLPQASGKVGIIVNCLLHVNAILNLGKSQAHSRTRTLPLGELLDQLPALQKLLLRLIYCQPEGAACTNYLVQYALALVLKESFKIYCSINDGIINLVDMYFEMPKYDAIKALEIYKRAGQQAEKLSNFYDHCKHLELARTFQFPTLRQPPPSFLVTMEEYIREAPRADTEENHEENQPSDNEEAAPQEAEKPVEDEKLESAEPEAEPQPAAGPLEEPVEPQPRATTGDLLNLDEEVNPMIADLEESNALALAIVAPGNENKMSTSRDLSALDKAGWELALVTAPSNHTNQQVGNQLAGGFDKLLLDSLYEDEARRQQIASVTYTGSLAANPFDPNDPFVMSNSFAPPSNVQLAMMAEQQQYYQAQQQQYYQVQQQQQMVMLPPQTYQQQSQYSAPSSQPGLSNPFGDPFSSLVTMANPPTQSNSNLV is encoded by the exons ATGGGTTCCGGGACGTGGCGCAAGGCCTACGGCGCGCTCAAGGACTCCACCAAGGTCGGCCTCGCCAACTTCAACAGCGAGTACAAG GATCTAGACATCTCCATTGTGAAGGCGACGAACCACGTGGAGTGCCCGCCCAAGGAGCGCCACTTCAGGA GGATACTCATCGCGACCTCGGGGCATCGCCCTCGAGCCGACGTCGCCTATTCGATATGCACGCTGGCGAGGAGGTTGTCCAAGACCAAGAACTGGATA GTTGCACTGAAGACGTTGATAGTGATACACAGGCTGCTCAGAGAAGGCGATGGCACATTCAAGGAGGATTTCCTCACCTATTCATACAGAGGAAACATTCTGCAAATCCCACAGTTCAAGGATGACTCCAGCCCATTAG CTTGGGACTGCTCCGCTTGGGTTCGCACGTACGCGCTCTACCTTGACGAACGGGTCGAGTGCTTCAGGGTTCTCAAGTATGATGTCGAATTAGATCGTCTGCTCAAGTTACCCCAGGCTTCTGGCAAGGTAGGCATCATTGTGAATTGTTTGCTCCACGTGAATGCTATTCTGAATCTTGGCAAATCCCAGGCACACAGCAGAACAAGAACCCTGCCGCTCGGGGAACTTTTGGATCAGTTGCCAGCATTGCAGAAACTGCTTCTCAGGCTTATTTACTGTCAG CCTGAAGGTGCAGCCTGCACAAATTACCTTGTACAATATGCCTTAGCTCTT GTTTTGAAGGAAAGTTTCAAAATATACTGTTCAATCAATGAtggcatcatcaatcttgttGATATG TATTTTGAGATGCCAAAATATGATGCAATCAAGGCCCTTGAAATTTATAAACGAGCTGGTCAGCAG GCAGAAAAACTTTCTAATTTCTATGACCACTGCAAACATCTTGAGCTGGCCAGGACTTTCCAGTTTCCCACTCTGAGGCAG CCGCCGCCTTCATTTCTTGTGACAATGGAAGAGTATATCAGAGAAGCACCCCGTGCCGATACTGAG GAAAACCATGAAGAGAATCAACCTAGTGATAATGAAGAAGCAGCTCCACAGGAAGCCGAGAAACCTGTGGAAGATGAAAAACTAGAATCTGCAGAGCCTGAAGCAGAGCCACAACCTGCTGCTGGGCCTCTGGAAGAACCAGTGGAACCTCAGCCACGGGCGACTACCGGGGATCTATTA AACTTGGATGAAGAAGTAAACCCCATGATTGCAGACCTTGAAGAAAGCAATGCGCTGGCTCTTGCTATTGTGGCACCAG GTAATGAAAACAAGATGTCAACTTCTCGAGACTTGTCTGCCCTTGACAAGGCTGGATGGGAATTGGCACTGGTTACTGCGCCAAGTAACCACACAAATCAACAAGTCGGCAATCAATTG GCTGGGGGATTTGACAAGCTATTGCTCGACAGTCTTTACGAAGACGAGGCAAGGAGACAACAAATAGCCAGTGTGACCTACACTGGAAGTCTTGCAGCAAACCCATTTGACCCCAATGATCCATTTGTCATGTCAAATAGCTTTGCGCCACCATCAAATGTGCAGCTAGCTATGATGGCAGAGCAGCAGCAATATTaccaggcacagcagcagcagtactatcaggtacagcagcagcagcagatggtgATGTTGCCGCCTCAAACATACCAGCAGCAGTCTCAGTATTCTGCCCCTTCTTCTCAACCTGGATTATCCAATCCTTTTGGTGATCCATTCAGTAGCCTCGTCACGATGGCTAATCCACCGACGCAAAGCAATTCAAATTTAGTCTGA
- the LOC136520690 gene encoding putative clathrin assembly protein At5g57200 isoform X4, whose translation MGSGTWRKAYGALKDSTKVGLANFNSEYKDLDISIVKATNHVECPPKERHFRRILIATSGHRPRADVAYSICTLARRLSKTKNWIVALKTLIVIHRLLREGDGTFKEDFLTYSYRGNILQIPQFKDDSSPLAWDCSAWVRTYALYLDERVECFRVLKYDVELDRLLKLPQASGKAHSRTRTLPLGELLDQLPALQKLLLRLIYCQPEGAACTNYLVQYALALVLKESFKIYCSINDGIINLVDMYFEMPKYDAIKALEIYKRAGQQAEKLSNFYDHCKHLELARTFQFPTLRQPPPSFLVTMEEYIREAPRADTEENHEENQPSDNEEAAPQEAEKPVEDEKLESAEPEAEPQPAAGPLEEPVEPQPRATTGDLLNLDEEVNPMIADLEESNALALAIVAPGNENKMSTSRDLSALDKAGWELALVTAPSNHTNQQVGNQLAGGFDKLLLDSLYEDEARRQQIASVTYTGSLAANPFDPNDPFVMSNSFAPPSNVQLAMMAEQQQYYQAQQQQYYQVQQQQQMVMLPPQTYQQQSQYSAPSSQPGLSNPFGDPFSSLVTMANPPTQSNSNLV comes from the exons ATGGGTTCCGGGACGTGGCGCAAGGCCTACGGCGCGCTCAAGGACTCCACCAAGGTCGGCCTCGCCAACTTCAACAGCGAGTACAAG GATCTAGACATCTCCATTGTGAAGGCGACGAACCACGTGGAGTGCCCGCCCAAGGAGCGCCACTTCAGGA GGATACTCATCGCGACCTCGGGGCATCGCCCTCGAGCCGACGTCGCCTATTCGATATGCACGCTGGCGAGGAGGTTGTCCAAGACCAAGAACTGGATA GTTGCACTGAAGACGTTGATAGTGATACACAGGCTGCTCAGAGAAGGCGATGGCACATTCAAGGAGGATTTCCTCACCTATTCATACAGAGGAAACATTCTGCAAATCCCACAGTTCAAGGATGACTCCAGCCCATTAG CTTGGGACTGCTCCGCTTGGGTTCGCACGTACGCGCTCTACCTTGACGAACGGGTCGAGTGCTTCAGGGTTCTCAAGTATGATGTCGAATTAGATCGTCTGCTCAAGTTACCCCAGGCTTCTGGCAAG GCACACAGCAGAACAAGAACCCTGCCGCTCGGGGAACTTTTGGATCAGTTGCCAGCATTGCAGAAACTGCTTCTCAGGCTTATTTACTGTCAG CCTGAAGGTGCAGCCTGCACAAATTACCTTGTACAATATGCCTTAGCTCTT GTTTTGAAGGAAAGTTTCAAAATATACTGTTCAATCAATGAtggcatcatcaatcttgttGATATG TATTTTGAGATGCCAAAATATGATGCAATCAAGGCCCTTGAAATTTATAAACGAGCTGGTCAGCAG GCAGAAAAACTTTCTAATTTCTATGACCACTGCAAACATCTTGAGCTGGCCAGGACTTTCCAGTTTCCCACTCTGAGGCAG CCGCCGCCTTCATTTCTTGTGACAATGGAAGAGTATATCAGAGAAGCACCCCGTGCCGATACTGAG GAAAACCATGAAGAGAATCAACCTAGTGATAATGAAGAAGCAGCTCCACAGGAAGCCGAGAAACCTGTGGAAGATGAAAAACTAGAATCTGCAGAGCCTGAAGCAGAGCCACAACCTGCTGCTGGGCCTCTGGAAGAACCAGTGGAACCTCAGCCACGGGCGACTACCGGGGATCTATTA AACTTGGATGAAGAAGTAAACCCCATGATTGCAGACCTTGAAGAAAGCAATGCGCTGGCTCTTGCTATTGTGGCACCAG GTAATGAAAACAAGATGTCAACTTCTCGAGACTTGTCTGCCCTTGACAAGGCTGGATGGGAATTGGCACTGGTTACTGCGCCAAGTAACCACACAAATCAACAAGTCGGCAATCAATTG GCTGGGGGATTTGACAAGCTATTGCTCGACAGTCTTTACGAAGACGAGGCAAGGAGACAACAAATAGCCAGTGTGACCTACACTGGAAGTCTTGCAGCAAACCCATTTGACCCCAATGATCCATTTGTCATGTCAAATAGCTTTGCGCCACCATCAAATGTGCAGCTAGCTATGATGGCAGAGCAGCAGCAATATTaccaggcacagcagcagcagtactatcaggtacagcagcagcagcagatggtgATGTTGCCGCCTCAAACATACCAGCAGCAGTCTCAGTATTCTGCCCCTTCTTCTCAACCTGGATTATCCAATCCTTTTGGTGATCCATTCAGTAGCCTCGTCACGATGGCTAATCCACCGACGCAAAGCAATTCAAATTTAGTCTGA